The Mycobacterium riyadhense sequence CGACGTTGATGTCCTCGCCCGCGGCGGCCACCTGCCAGTTGAGCAACTCGTTGATCCGCCACATGGCGTGGATTTCACCCAGCGCGCGCTTGACGTCGTCGTGGTCGATCGGTGTGAGCCCGTCCGCACCGGGCTTGGAAGCCCACCGGTGCACGCGGTCGTAGATGGCGGCGAACCGGCCCGCCGGACCGAGCATCACCCGCTCGTTGTTGAGCTGAGTGGTGATCAGTCGCCAGCCACCGTTCTCCTCGCCGACCAGCATGTCGGCCGGCACCCGCACATCGTTGTAGTAGGTGGCATTGGTGTGGTGGGCACCGTCGGAAAGGATGATTGGCGTCCAGGAGTATCCGGGATCCTTCGTGTCGACGATCAATATGGAAATGCCTTTGTGTTTCACGGCTTCCGGGTCGGTGCGGCAGGCGAGCCAGATGTAGTCGGCGTCATGAGCGCCCGTGGTGAAGACCTTCTGGCCATTGACGATGTACTCATCGCCATGACGCACCGCGGTGGTACGCAACGACGCCAGGTCGGTGCCCGCCTCCGGCTCCGTATAGCCAATCGCGAAATGCACCTCACCGGCCAGGATCGCCGGCAGGAACTTCTTCTTCTGCATCTCGCTGCCGTACACCTGCAGCGTTGGACCAACCGTCTGCAGCGTCACC is a genomic window containing:
- the fadE29 gene encoding acyl-CoA dehydrogenase FadE29; this encodes MFIDLTVEQRQLQAEMRQYFSNLISPDERKEMEKDRHGAAYRAVIRRMGRDGKLGVGWPKEFGGLGFGPIEQQIFVNEAHRADVPLPAVTLQTVGPTLQVYGSEMQKKKFLPAILAGEVHFAIGYTEPEAGTDLASLRTTAVRHGDEYIVNGQKVFTTGAHDADYIWLACRTDPEAVKHKGISILIVDTKDPGYSWTPIILSDGAHHTNATYYNDVRVPADMLVGEENGGWRLITTQLNNERVMLGPAGRFAAIYDRVHRWASKPGADGLTPIDHDDVKRALGEIHAMWRINELLNWQVAAAGEDINVADAASTKVFGTERVQYVGRRAEEIVGRYGNPAEPDTAELLGWLDSQTKRNLVITFGGGVNEVMREMIAASGLQVPRVPR